A genomic stretch from Papio anubis isolate 15944 chromosome 18, Panubis1.0, whole genome shotgun sequence includes:
- the SPNS1 gene encoding protein spinster homolog 1 isoform X4, producing the protein MTGCEQHGGCRGAAPGLSDSKCSGLLSRVGSSVGPERGRARPPGTMAGSDTAPFLSQADDPDDGPVPGNPGLPGSMGNPKSEEPEVPDQEGLQRITGLSPGHSALIVAVLCYINLLNYMDRFTVAGVLPDIEQFFNIGDSSSGLIQTVFISSYMVLAPVFGYLGDRYNRKYLMCGGIAFWSLVTLGSSFIPGEHFWLLLLTRGLVGVGEASYSTIAPTLIADLFVADQRSRMLSIFYFAIPVGSGLGYIAGSKVKDMAGDWHWALRVTPGLGVVAVLLLFLVVREPPRGAVERHSDSPPLNPTSWWADLRALARNPSFVLSSLGFTAVAFVTGSLALWAPAFLLRSRVVLGETPPCLPGDSCSSSDSLIFGLITCLTGVLGVGLGVEISRRLRHSNPRADPLVCAAGLLGSAPFLFLSLACARGSIVATYIFIFIGETLLSMNWAIVADILLADPWWSPVPWSPEHPLSSTNSSIVCGDPYATLHRRGLPDRAVPPAG; encoded by the exons GTGGGATCGTCGGTGGGACCGGAGCGCGGGCGGGCGCGGCCCCCCGGGACCATGGCCGGGTCCGACACCGCGCCCTTCCTCAGCCAGGCGGATGACCCGGACGACGGGCCAGTGCCTGGCAACCCGGGGTTGCCAGGGTCCATGGGGAACCCGAAGTCCGAGGAGCCCGAGGTCCCGGACCAGGAGGGGCTGCAGCGCATCACCGGCCTGTCTCCCGGCCACTCGGCTCTCATAGTGGCGGTGCTGTGCTACATCAATCTCCTGAACTACATGGACCGCTTCACCGTGGCTG GCGTCCTTCCCGATATCGAACAGTTCTTCAACATCGGGGACAGTAGCTCTGGGCTTATCCAGACTG TGTTCATCTCCAGTTACATGGTGTTGGCACCTGTGTTTGgctacctgggtgacaggtacAATCGGAAGTATCTCATGTGCGGGGGCATTGCCTTCTGGTCCCTGGTGACACTGGGGTCATCCTTCATCCCCGGAGAG CATTTCTGGCTGCTCCTCCTGACCCGGGGCCTGGTGGGGGTCGGGGAGGCCAGTTATTCCACCATTGCGCCCACTCTCATTGCCGACCTCTTTGTGGCCGACCAGCGGAGCCGGATGCTCAGCATCTTCTACTTTGCCATTCCGGTGGGCAG TGGTCTGGGCTACATTGCAGGCTCCAAAGTGAAGGATATGGCGGGGGACTGGCACTGGGCTCTGAGG gtgacACCGGGTCTAGGAGTGGTGGCCGTTCTGCTGCTGTTCCTGGTAGTGCGGGAGCCGCCAAGGGGAGCTGTGGAGCGCCACTCAGATTCGCCACCCCTGAACCCCACCTCGTGGTGGGCAGATCTGAGGGCTCTGGCAAGAAA TCCTAGTTTCGTCCTGTCTTCCCTGGGCTTCACTGCTGTGGCCTTTGTCACGGGCTCCCTGGCTCTGTGGGCTCCGGCATTCCTGCTGCGTTCCCGCGTGGTCCTTGGGGAGACCCCACCCTGCCTTCCCGGAGACTCCTGCTCTTCCTCTGACAG CCTCATCTTTGGGCTCATCACCTGCCTCACCGGAGTCCTGGGCGTGGGCCTGGGTGTGGAGATCAGCCGCCGGCTCCGCCACTCCAATCCTCGGGCTGATCCCCTGGTCTGTGCCGCTGGCCTCCTGGGCTCTGCACCCTTCCTCTTCCTGTCCCTTGCCTGCGCCCGTGGTAGCATCGTGGCCACTTAT ATTTTCATCTTCATTGGAGAGACCCTCCTGTCCATGAACTGGGCCATCGTGGCCGACATTCTGCTG GCGGACCCTTGGTGGTCTCCTGTCCCCTGGAGCCCAGAGCACCCACTGAGCTCCACCAACTCCTCCATAGTATGTGGTGATCCCTACGCGACGCTCCACCGCCGAGGCCTTCCAGATCGTGCTGTCCCACCTGCTGGGTGA
- the SPNS1 gene encoding protein spinster homolog 1 isoform X1, with product MTGCEQHGGCRGAAPGLSDSKCSGLLSRVGSSVGPERGRARPPGTMAGSDTAPFLSQADDPDDGPVPGNPGLPGSMGNPKSEEPEVPDQEGLQRITGLSPGHSALIVAVLCYINLLNYMDRFTVAGVLPDIEQFFNIGDSSSGLIQTVFISSYMVLAPVFGYLGDRYNRKYLMCGGIAFWSLVTLGSSFIPGEHFWLLLLTRGLVGVGEASYSTIAPTLIADLFVADQRSRMLSIFYFAIPVGSGLGYIAGSKVKDMAGDWHWALRVTPGLGVVAVLLLFLVVREPPRGAVERHSDSPPLNPTSWWADLRALARNPSFVLSSLGFTAVAFVTGSLALWAPAFLLRSRVVLGETPPCLPGDSCSSSDSLIFGLITCLTGVLGVGLGVEISRRLRHSNPRADPLVCAAGLLGSAPFLFLSLACARGSIVATYIFIFIGETLLSMNWAIVADILLYVVIPTRRSTAEAFQIVLSHLLGDAGSPYLIGLACCMKQGPQTTRLWCPSGAAPPACPWPACSSERPPLTCLHICHSWPWAHPTKGLGLTSWPGPASRGTLGHVPAPRHYMGSSGEKVGVQEGDPPPQGQPQGLGAICNGIKFVARPQVPALVFLWVASDLVPRLHPRAPEDCGSFLGALGESLPF from the exons GTGGGATCGTCGGTGGGACCGGAGCGCGGGCGGGCGCGGCCCCCCGGGACCATGGCCGGGTCCGACACCGCGCCCTTCCTCAGCCAGGCGGATGACCCGGACGACGGGCCAGTGCCTGGCAACCCGGGGTTGCCAGGGTCCATGGGGAACCCGAAGTCCGAGGAGCCCGAGGTCCCGGACCAGGAGGGGCTGCAGCGCATCACCGGCCTGTCTCCCGGCCACTCGGCTCTCATAGTGGCGGTGCTGTGCTACATCAATCTCCTGAACTACATGGACCGCTTCACCGTGGCTG GCGTCCTTCCCGATATCGAACAGTTCTTCAACATCGGGGACAGTAGCTCTGGGCTTATCCAGACTG TGTTCATCTCCAGTTACATGGTGTTGGCACCTGTGTTTGgctacctgggtgacaggtacAATCGGAAGTATCTCATGTGCGGGGGCATTGCCTTCTGGTCCCTGGTGACACTGGGGTCATCCTTCATCCCCGGAGAG CATTTCTGGCTGCTCCTCCTGACCCGGGGCCTGGTGGGGGTCGGGGAGGCCAGTTATTCCACCATTGCGCCCACTCTCATTGCCGACCTCTTTGTGGCCGACCAGCGGAGCCGGATGCTCAGCATCTTCTACTTTGCCATTCCGGTGGGCAG TGGTCTGGGCTACATTGCAGGCTCCAAAGTGAAGGATATGGCGGGGGACTGGCACTGGGCTCTGAGG gtgacACCGGGTCTAGGAGTGGTGGCCGTTCTGCTGCTGTTCCTGGTAGTGCGGGAGCCGCCAAGGGGAGCTGTGGAGCGCCACTCAGATTCGCCACCCCTGAACCCCACCTCGTGGTGGGCAGATCTGAGGGCTCTGGCAAGAAA TCCTAGTTTCGTCCTGTCTTCCCTGGGCTTCACTGCTGTGGCCTTTGTCACGGGCTCCCTGGCTCTGTGGGCTCCGGCATTCCTGCTGCGTTCCCGCGTGGTCCTTGGGGAGACCCCACCCTGCCTTCCCGGAGACTCCTGCTCTTCCTCTGACAG CCTCATCTTTGGGCTCATCACCTGCCTCACCGGAGTCCTGGGCGTGGGCCTGGGTGTGGAGATCAGCCGCCGGCTCCGCCACTCCAATCCTCGGGCTGATCCCCTGGTCTGTGCCGCTGGCCTCCTGGGCTCTGCACCCTTCCTCTTCCTGTCCCTTGCCTGCGCCCGTGGTAGCATCGTGGCCACTTAT ATTTTCATCTTCATTGGAGAGACCCTCCTGTCCATGAACTGGGCCATCGTGGCCGACATTCTGCTG TATGTGGTGATCCCTACGCGACGCTCCACCGCCGAGGCCTTCCAGATCGTGCTGTCCCACCTGCTGGGTGACGCTGGGAGCCCCTACCTCATTGGCCTG GCCTGCTGCATGAAGCAGGGCCCACAGACGACCAGATTGTGGTGCCCCAGCGGGGCCGCTCCACCCGCGTGCCCGTGGCCAGCGTGCTCATCTGAGAGGCCACCGCTCACCTGCCTGCACATCTGCCACAGCTGGCCCTGGGCCCACCCCACGAAGGGCCTGGGCCTAACCTCTTGGCCTGGCCCAGCTtccagagggaccctgggccatGTCCCAGCTCCCAGACACTACATGGGCAGCTCAGGGGAGAAGGTGGGGGTCCAGGAGGGGGATCCCCCTCCACAGGGGCAGCCCCAGGGGCTCGGTGCTATTTGTAACGGAATAAAATTTGTAGCCAGACCCCAGGTGCCTGCTCTCGTCTTTCTCTGGGTGGCCTCTGATCTTGTACCCCGTCTTCACCCCAGGGCTCCCGAAGATTGTGGGTCATTCCTTGGGGCTCTGGGTGAGTCTCTGCCATTCTAG
- the SPNS1 gene encoding protein spinster homolog 1 isoform X3, with protein sequence MTGCEQHGGCRGAAPGLSDSKCSGLLSRVGSSVGPERGRARPPGTMAGSDTAPFLSQADDPDDGPVPGNPGLPGSMGNPKSEEPEVPDQEGLQRITGLSPGHSALIVAVLCYINLLNYMDRFTVAGVLPDIEQFFNIGDSSSGLIQTVFISSYMVLAPVFGYLGDRYNRKYLMCGGIAFWSLVTLGSSFIPGEHFWLLLLTRGLVGVGEASYSTIAPTLIADLFVADQRSRMLSIFYFAIPVGSGLGYIAGSKVKDMAGDWHWALRVTPGLGVVAVLLLFLVVREPPRGAVERHSDSPPLNPTSWWADLRALARNPSFVLSSLGFTAVAFVTGSLALWAPAFLLRSRVVLGETPPCLPGDSCSSSDSLIFGLITCLTGVLGVGLGVEISRRLRHSNPRADPLVCAAGLLGSAPFLFLSLACARGSIVATYIFIFIGETLLSMNWAIVADILLYVVIPTRRSTAEAFQIVLSHLLGDAGSPYLIGLISDRLRRNWPPSFLSEFRALQFSLMLCAFVGALGGAAFLGTAIFIEGDRRRAQLHVQGLLHEAGPTDDQIVVPQRGRSTRVPVASVLI encoded by the exons GTGGGATCGTCGGTGGGACCGGAGCGCGGGCGGGCGCGGCCCCCCGGGACCATGGCCGGGTCCGACACCGCGCCCTTCCTCAGCCAGGCGGATGACCCGGACGACGGGCCAGTGCCTGGCAACCCGGGGTTGCCAGGGTCCATGGGGAACCCGAAGTCCGAGGAGCCCGAGGTCCCGGACCAGGAGGGGCTGCAGCGCATCACCGGCCTGTCTCCCGGCCACTCGGCTCTCATAGTGGCGGTGCTGTGCTACATCAATCTCCTGAACTACATGGACCGCTTCACCGTGGCTG GCGTCCTTCCCGATATCGAACAGTTCTTCAACATCGGGGACAGTAGCTCTGGGCTTATCCAGACTG TGTTCATCTCCAGTTACATGGTGTTGGCACCTGTGTTTGgctacctgggtgacaggtacAATCGGAAGTATCTCATGTGCGGGGGCATTGCCTTCTGGTCCCTGGTGACACTGGGGTCATCCTTCATCCCCGGAGAG CATTTCTGGCTGCTCCTCCTGACCCGGGGCCTGGTGGGGGTCGGGGAGGCCAGTTATTCCACCATTGCGCCCACTCTCATTGCCGACCTCTTTGTGGCCGACCAGCGGAGCCGGATGCTCAGCATCTTCTACTTTGCCATTCCGGTGGGCAG TGGTCTGGGCTACATTGCAGGCTCCAAAGTGAAGGATATGGCGGGGGACTGGCACTGGGCTCTGAGG gtgacACCGGGTCTAGGAGTGGTGGCCGTTCTGCTGCTGTTCCTGGTAGTGCGGGAGCCGCCAAGGGGAGCTGTGGAGCGCCACTCAGATTCGCCACCCCTGAACCCCACCTCGTGGTGGGCAGATCTGAGGGCTCTGGCAAGAAA TCCTAGTTTCGTCCTGTCTTCCCTGGGCTTCACTGCTGTGGCCTTTGTCACGGGCTCCCTGGCTCTGTGGGCTCCGGCATTCCTGCTGCGTTCCCGCGTGGTCCTTGGGGAGACCCCACCCTGCCTTCCCGGAGACTCCTGCTCTTCCTCTGACAG CCTCATCTTTGGGCTCATCACCTGCCTCACCGGAGTCCTGGGCGTGGGCCTGGGTGTGGAGATCAGCCGCCGGCTCCGCCACTCCAATCCTCGGGCTGATCCCCTGGTCTGTGCCGCTGGCCTCCTGGGCTCTGCACCCTTCCTCTTCCTGTCCCTTGCCTGCGCCCGTGGTAGCATCGTGGCCACTTAT ATTTTCATCTTCATTGGAGAGACCCTCCTGTCCATGAACTGGGCCATCGTGGCCGACATTCTGCTG TATGTGGTGATCCCTACGCGACGCTCCACCGCCGAGGCCTTCCAGATCGTGCTGTCCCACCTGCTGGGTGACGCTGGGAGCCCCTACCTCATTGGCCTG ATCTCTGACCGCCTGCGCCGGAACTGGCCACCCTCCTTCTTGTCCGAGTTCCGGGCTCTGCAGTTCTCGCTCATGCTCTGCGCGTTTGTCGGGGCACTGGGTGGCGCAGCCTTCCTGGGCACCGCCATCTTCATTGAGGGCGACCGCCGGCGGGCGCAGCTGCACGTGCAGG GCCTGCTGCATGAAGCAGGGCCCACAGACGACCAGATTGTGGTGCCCCAGCGGGGCCGCTCCACCCGCGTGCCCGTGGCCAGCGTGCTCATCTGA
- the SPNS1 gene encoding protein spinster homolog 1 isoform X2: MAGSDTAPFLSQADDPDDGPVPGNPGLPGSMGNPKSEEPEVPDQEGLQRITGLSPGHSALIVAVLCYINLLNYMDRFTVAGVLPDIEQFFNIGDSSSGLIQTVFISSYMVLAPVFGYLGDRYNRKYLMCGGIAFWSLVTLGSSFIPGEHFWLLLLTRGLVGVGEASYSTIAPTLIADLFVADQRSRMLSIFYFAIPVGSGLGYIAGSKVKDMAGDWHWALRVTPGLGVVAVLLLFLVVREPPRGAVERHSDSPPLNPTSWWADLRALARNPSFVLSSLGFTAVAFVTGSLALWAPAFLLRSRVVLGETPPCLPGDSCSSSDSLIFGLITCLTGVLGVGLGVEISRRLRHSNPRADPLVCAAGLLGSAPFLFLSLACARGSIVATYIFIFIGETLLSMNWAIVADILLYVVIPTRRSTAEAFQIVLSHLLGDAGSPYLIGLACCMKQGPQTTRLWCPSGAAPPACPWPACSSERPPLTCLHICHSWPWAHPTKGLGLTSWPGPASRGTLGHVPAPRHYMGSSGEKVGVQEGDPPPQGQPQGLGAICNGIKFVARPQVPALVFLWVASDLVPRLHPRAPEDCGSFLGALGESLPF, from the exons ATGGCCGGGTCCGACACCGCGCCCTTCCTCAGCCAGGCGGATGACCCGGACGACGGGCCAGTGCCTGGCAACCCGGGGTTGCCAGGGTCCATGGGGAACCCGAAGTCCGAGGAGCCCGAGGTCCCGGACCAGGAGGGGCTGCAGCGCATCACCGGCCTGTCTCCCGGCCACTCGGCTCTCATAGTGGCGGTGCTGTGCTACATCAATCTCCTGAACTACATGGACCGCTTCACCGTGGCTG GCGTCCTTCCCGATATCGAACAGTTCTTCAACATCGGGGACAGTAGCTCTGGGCTTATCCAGACTG TGTTCATCTCCAGTTACATGGTGTTGGCACCTGTGTTTGgctacctgggtgacaggtacAATCGGAAGTATCTCATGTGCGGGGGCATTGCCTTCTGGTCCCTGGTGACACTGGGGTCATCCTTCATCCCCGGAGAG CATTTCTGGCTGCTCCTCCTGACCCGGGGCCTGGTGGGGGTCGGGGAGGCCAGTTATTCCACCATTGCGCCCACTCTCATTGCCGACCTCTTTGTGGCCGACCAGCGGAGCCGGATGCTCAGCATCTTCTACTTTGCCATTCCGGTGGGCAG TGGTCTGGGCTACATTGCAGGCTCCAAAGTGAAGGATATGGCGGGGGACTGGCACTGGGCTCTGAGG gtgacACCGGGTCTAGGAGTGGTGGCCGTTCTGCTGCTGTTCCTGGTAGTGCGGGAGCCGCCAAGGGGAGCTGTGGAGCGCCACTCAGATTCGCCACCCCTGAACCCCACCTCGTGGTGGGCAGATCTGAGGGCTCTGGCAAGAAA TCCTAGTTTCGTCCTGTCTTCCCTGGGCTTCACTGCTGTGGCCTTTGTCACGGGCTCCCTGGCTCTGTGGGCTCCGGCATTCCTGCTGCGTTCCCGCGTGGTCCTTGGGGAGACCCCACCCTGCCTTCCCGGAGACTCCTGCTCTTCCTCTGACAG CCTCATCTTTGGGCTCATCACCTGCCTCACCGGAGTCCTGGGCGTGGGCCTGGGTGTGGAGATCAGCCGCCGGCTCCGCCACTCCAATCCTCGGGCTGATCCCCTGGTCTGTGCCGCTGGCCTCCTGGGCTCTGCACCCTTCCTCTTCCTGTCCCTTGCCTGCGCCCGTGGTAGCATCGTGGCCACTTAT ATTTTCATCTTCATTGGAGAGACCCTCCTGTCCATGAACTGGGCCATCGTGGCCGACATTCTGCTG TATGTGGTGATCCCTACGCGACGCTCCACCGCCGAGGCCTTCCAGATCGTGCTGTCCCACCTGCTGGGTGACGCTGGGAGCCCCTACCTCATTGGCCTG GCCTGCTGCATGAAGCAGGGCCCACAGACGACCAGATTGTGGTGCCCCAGCGGGGCCGCTCCACCCGCGTGCCCGTGGCCAGCGTGCTCATCTGAGAGGCCACCGCTCACCTGCCTGCACATCTGCCACAGCTGGCCCTGGGCCCACCCCACGAAGGGCCTGGGCCTAACCTCTTGGCCTGGCCCAGCTtccagagggaccctgggccatGTCCCAGCTCCCAGACACTACATGGGCAGCTCAGGGGAGAAGGTGGGGGTCCAGGAGGGGGATCCCCCTCCACAGGGGCAGCCCCAGGGGCTCGGTGCTATTTGTAACGGAATAAAATTTGTAGCCAGACCCCAGGTGCCTGCTCTCGTCTTTCTCTGGGTGGCCTCTGATCTTGTACCCCGTCTTCACCCCAGGGCTCCCGAAGATTGTGGGTCATTCCTTGGGGCTCTGGGTGAGTCTCTGCCATTCTAG
- the LAT gene encoding linker for activation of T-cells family member 1 isoform X2 — translation MEEAILVPCVLGLLLLPILAVLMALCVHCHRLPGSYDSASSDSLYPRGIQIKRPHTVAPWPPAYPPVTSYPPLNQPDLLPIPSPQPLGGSHRTPSSRRDSDGANSVASYENEEPACEDADEDEDEDDYHNPGYLVVLPDSTPAASTAAPSAPALSTPGLRDSAFSMESIDDYVNVPESGESAEASLDGSREYVNVSQELHPGAAKTEPAALSSQKAEEVEEEGAPDYENLQELN, via the exons ATGGAGGAGGCCATCCTTGTCCCCTGCGTGCTGGGGCTCCTGCTGCTGCCCATCCTGGCCGTGTTGATGGCACTGTGTGTGCACTGCCACAGATTGCCAG GCTCCTATGACAGCGCATCCTCAGATAG TTTGTATCCAAGGGGCATCCAGATCAAACGGCCTC ACACAGTCGCCCCCTGGCCACCTGCCTACCCGCCTGTCACCTCCTACCCACCCCTGAACCAGCCAGACCTGCTCCCCATCCC ATCCCCACAGCCCCTTGGGGGCTCCCACCGGACGCCATCTTCCAGGCGGGATTCCGATGGTG CCAACAGTGTGGCGAGCTACGAGAACGAGG AACCAGCCTGTGAGGATgcggatgaggatgaggatgaggacgACTATCACAATCCGGGCTACCT GGTGGTGCTTCCCGATAGCACTCCGGCCGCTAGCACTGCCGCCCCATCAGCTCCTGCACTCAGCACCCCTGGCCTCCGAGACAGTGCCTTCTCCA TGGAGTCCATTGATGATTACGTGAACGTTCCGGAGAGCGGGGAGAGCGCAGAAGCGTCTCTAG ATGGCAGCCGGGAGTATGTGAATGTGTCCCAGGAGCTGCATCCCGGAGCAGCTAAGACTGAGCCTG CCGCCCTGAGTTCCCAGAAGGCGGAGGAAGTGGAGGAAGAGGGGGCTCCAGATTACGAGAATCTGCAGGAGCTGAACTGA
- the LAT gene encoding linker for activation of T-cells family member 1 isoform X1, with amino-acid sequence MEEAILVPCVLGLLLLPILAVLMALCVHCHRLPGSYDSASSDSLYPRGIQIKRPHTVAPWPPAYPPVTSYPPLNQPDLLPIPRSPQPLGGSHRTPSSRRDSDGANSVASYENEEPACEDADEDEDEDDYHNPGYLVVLPDSTPAASTAAPSAPALSTPGLRDSAFSMESIDDYVNVPESGESAEASLDGSREYVNVSQELHPGAAKTEPAALSSQKAEEVEEEGAPDYENLQELN; translated from the exons ATGGAGGAGGCCATCCTTGTCCCCTGCGTGCTGGGGCTCCTGCTGCTGCCCATCCTGGCCGTGTTGATGGCACTGTGTGTGCACTGCCACAGATTGCCAG GCTCCTATGACAGCGCATCCTCAGATAG TTTGTATCCAAGGGGCATCCAGATCAAACGGCCTC ACACAGTCGCCCCCTGGCCACCTGCCTACCCGCCTGTCACCTCCTACCCACCCCTGAACCAGCCAGACCTGCTCCCCATCCC AAGATCCCCACAGCCCCTTGGGGGCTCCCACCGGACGCCATCTTCCAGGCGGGATTCCGATGGTG CCAACAGTGTGGCGAGCTACGAGAACGAGG AACCAGCCTGTGAGGATgcggatgaggatgaggatgaggacgACTATCACAATCCGGGCTACCT GGTGGTGCTTCCCGATAGCACTCCGGCCGCTAGCACTGCCGCCCCATCAGCTCCTGCACTCAGCACCCCTGGCCTCCGAGACAGTGCCTTCTCCA TGGAGTCCATTGATGATTACGTGAACGTTCCGGAGAGCGGGGAGAGCGCAGAAGCGTCTCTAG ATGGCAGCCGGGAGTATGTGAATGTGTCCCAGGAGCTGCATCCCGGAGCAGCTAAGACTGAGCCTG CCGCCCTGAGTTCCCAGAAGGCGGAGGAAGTGGAGGAAGAGGGGGCTCCAGATTACGAGAATCTGCAGGAGCTGAACTGA